TCTTTAGTTAACAATTTATTTAATATAAAAATCTCAACCCAAATAGTTAATTTGAATCGTACTTAAAGAAGAACTAACTTACTTTAATAAATCATACTTAAAGAAGAACTAACTTACTTAAACATGTAATGAAGTATACAAAAGAATTAAAAACCAGATTTGGAAGAAATAGCCGCAGCACAGAGTAAGATGAAAAAATTACAACCGTCAGTAGGCATAAAGCTTCTATGCCAATCATTGCTTTTATCCTATGCCTGAAAGTAGAAAACACTTATCGAAATATTATTAAGGATTAATCTAAATTCGTCTAAAGATAACTTCCAATTTATTTAAATATATTTGTGTTCACAAACACACAATAACTCGGAATTAATCTCAGCCTACAGGTAGAAGTTAGGTCAAGTAATATACAGTTACTTGGTAACTATAAAGAATAAATAATCGAACAACAAAAGGACAAACACTACAGCAAATGCTGCATCAGGCGCTTGAACAAAAGCAGCTTTACTTGATTTAGCTTTTTTTATTCAAAACTCAGTTGAAAGGAGAGTTAATGATTTCACAGAACTTACAAGAACAACAACCAAAGCCGCCGTTTCCTGAACAACAGCAAGAAGTGCCAGGACTAGAGTCACAGATGAACCCGAAGCCAGATTATGGCGAAAATTCTTATCGCGGTTCTGGAAAACTGCAAGGTAAAGCGGCTATTATCACAGGTGGCGATTCTGGCATCGGGCGGGCAGTCGCGCTTGCCTTCGCCCGCGAAGGTGCTGATGTGCTAATTGCTTATTTAAACGAAGAACCGGATGCAGAGGAAACCGTTCGCATCGTCGAAAAAGAGGGACGTAAGTGCGTCGCTATTGCAGGCGATATCCAGCAAGAAGCGCAATGTCAACAGATCGTTGAGCGGGCGCAAAGTGAGTTCGGCAAAATCGATATCCTCGTTAATAATGCCGCTTTCCAGATGACGCGAGAAAGCCTCGATGAGATTTCGTCAGAGGAGTTCGATCGCACCTTCAAAACCAACATCTACGCGATGTTCTACCTGTGCAAAGCCGCAGTGCCACACATGCAGCCAGGTAGCGCCATCATCAATACTGCTTCCATCAATGCAGCTGAACCAAAGCCGAAGCTACTGGCGTATTCGGCAACCAAGGCAGCGATCGTAAACTTTACTGGTGGGTTGGCGCAGTTACTGGCCGAAAAGGGCATCCGGGTGAACGCTGTCGCGCCGGGTCCTGTGTGGACACCGTTAATCCCGGCGACGATGCCAAACGAACAGGTGACACAGTTCGGGCAGCAGTACCCAATGAAGCGCCCCGCACAGCCAGCCGAACTTGCACCGGTATACGTGCTGCTAGCTTCTTCCGAAGCCAGTTACGTTTCAGGCGCGGTGATTCCCGTTACTGGCGGTCAGCCCGTTCTTCCATAGCGCTTTGCTTTGATGCCAATTTCTATCAGTCTCATTGCAGATGCTTCGGCTAAACCTGCCCTGGCATTTGCGGATCTGCCGAGAACCTGCTTTCAAATCAATTCAGTGAGGCGAAATCCAAGTCAAGAAACCTATTACCAAATGGCACTCAGAAAAGCTATTTGTTGGGGTGGGGCAGGAGGCAGAGGGCAGGAGTTATAAAATCTTTGTATTTTAAGACTTTCAATTTTTTATTTTCTTCTCTTTCTGCCTCCTGCCTGATCTTTGCGCTATTCACCCATTACGTTTAAAAAAGCCTCACACCTTCAAGTTATTGGCGGGCTATCTATCAGCAGAGAGCTGGACTCTGACATTCTGCTTTATGCCCATTAACAAATAAACCTACAAAAATCTTGTTTGAATCAAAAGTTATGGCTATTTCCCTGAAACCTCTCCGAAACCAAGTTGTTGTCATTACAGGTGCCTCTAGTGGCATTGGCTTAGTAACCGCTAGAATGGCGGCAAAACAGGGTGCAAAGCTTGTCCTGGCAGCACGAAATGAAGATGCTCTCCGTCAACTGGTTGATGAAATTCGCGCCAAAGGTGGACAGGCGATTTATGTCGTAGCTGATGTCGGGCAAGAAGAAGATGTGAATCGCATCGCCGAAAGAGCGATCGCTGAATTTGGCGGTTTTGATACGTGGGTTAACAATGCAGGCGTATCGATCTTTGGTCGCTGTATGGATGTTTCAATCCCCGACATGAAGCGGATGTTTGACACGAACTTTTGGGGCGTTGTGTATGGCTCCCGCGCTGCTGTTAACCACTTTAAACAACGCAAAAGCGGCAGTGGGGCGTTAATCAATGTTGGCAGCTTTCTGGGCGATCGAGCAGTGGCGGTTCAGTCAACCTATTCCGCTTCAAAACATGCGCTGCATGGTTGGACAGATGCCTTACGAACAGAATTAGAGGCTGAAGGCGCTCCTGTATCAGTAACATTGATTCACCCCGGACGGATTGACACTCCATACAACGAACATGCCCGCAGCTACATGCCAAAACAACCCGCACATCGCGGCATGATCTACCCACCTGAAGCGGTCACTGAAGCAATTTTGTATGCCGCTGAACATCCGAAACGAGATATGTTTGTCGGTTTTCAAGCCAAGGCTCTGGCAGTATTGGCTGGCATCTCACCACGTCTCACAGACAAGTTGATAGAGCTTTGGGCGTTTCCCTCGCAACAGTCCGATCGCCCCTCGCGCGATCGAGAAGACAGTGCGCTCTATCGAGCTGGCTACGGTATGCATGAGCGAGGGACTCACCAAGGCTGGATTCGATCGGGCAGCCTCTACGTGAAGGCTGAGAAGCATCCAGTGACTACAACCATTATTGTTGTTGGTCTTGGCACCTTAATCTGGTGGTTTACATCGTTTGCGGTTTAAAGTTACTAAACTGCCAGAATTGTTCTAGACAATCCATCCCTGTACGCCACGAGATTATTACGAACATTCTTAGTACCCCGCATGAACTGGTATCCAATAAAATTAACTACCCACATTAATAAGTATGTTTTTGGCGGTCGTCTCATTCAGGAGCGACTCAGCAAAGCTAATCTTCCAGATAGTATTGTTGCAAAGACGTGGGAGATAAGCGACTATCAGGACAAGACTGGTATCGTCACCAACGGCAACTTCGCCGGAAAAACTCTTCACGATCTGGTTGAGGCATACCCAGACGAATTGGTAGGCGTTGGCTGGCGCGGGCCGCATTTCCCTATCCTATAGAAGTTCATTGATGCTTCGAGTCGGCTGCCGATTCACCTTCATCCCGACGACGAGACTGCTCAACGCCTTTATAGTGAGCCGAACGGCAAAACCGAAGCATGGCATATTTTGTGGGCAGCACCGAATGCCAGCATTTTAGCAGGTGTAAAAATTGGTGTAACCCATGAGCAATTGTTTGACGCTTTCAAGAAGCAAGACTACAATGCGGTAATGCCACGCTTCCCCATCAAAGGAGGCGACACCGTTTATGTGCCAAGCGGGATAATACACAGCTTTGGACCCGACACTCTGATTTTCGAGGTCGAACAAACATCCGACCTTTCGCAAGACGTAATGCCGAGTGATATGAAAGGCAACAGTCGCAGCGAGAACGAGTGGGAAAAGTGCATTAATACTACCCTTGAGCAACTACGTACTGATTACCAGCCACGTCCTTTTGCTGGACTCTTATTACAAGAAGGAGCCAACCGTTACATCAAAGGATGCGCCGGACCATACTTTGCACTCGAAA
The Nostoc punctiforme PCC 73102 genome window above contains:
- a CDS encoding SDR family oxidoreductase encodes the protein MISQNLQEQQPKPPFPEQQQEVPGLESQMNPKPDYGENSYRGSGKLQGKAAIITGGDSGIGRAVALAFAREGADVLIAYLNEEPDAEETVRIVEKEGRKCVAIAGDIQQEAQCQQIVERAQSEFGKIDILVNNAAFQMTRESLDEISSEEFDRTFKTNIYAMFYLCKAAVPHMQPGSAIINTASINAAEPKPKLLAYSATKAAIVNFTGGLAQLLAEKGIRVNAVAPGPVWTPLIPATMPNEQVTQFGQQYPMKRPAQPAELAPVYVLLASSEASYVSGAVIPVTGGQPVLP
- a CDS encoding SDR family oxidoreductase, translated to MAISLKPLRNQVVVITGASSGIGLVTARMAAKQGAKLVLAARNEDALRQLVDEIRAKGGQAIYVVADVGQEEDVNRIAERAIAEFGGFDTWVNNAGVSIFGRCMDVSIPDMKRMFDTNFWGVVYGSRAAVNHFKQRKSGSGALINVGSFLGDRAVAVQSTYSASKHALHGWTDALRTELEAEGAPVSVTLIHPGRIDTPYNEHARSYMPKQPAHRGMIYPPEAVTEAILYAAEHPKRDMFVGFQAKALAVLAGISPRLTDKLIELWAFPSQQSDRPSRDREDSALYRAGYGMHERGTHQGWIRSGSLYVKAEKHPVTTTIIVVGLGTLIWWFTSFAV